From Sporolactobacillus pectinivorans:
CATCATATCCGTAGTAGATTTTGCAAAACCGAACAAGAATGGAATAAATTTAAAAGGGCTTTATCGAATGTCGCGTAATCCTATGTACGTTGCCTATTTTATTTATTTTTTAGGTTGTGTGCTGCTCACGCGCTCGCTGATATTACTGACACTACTCGTAATTTTTCAAATATCAACTCATTGGATCATCCTTTCAGAAGAAAGATGGTGCACCAAGGAATTTGACGGAGAGTACGTAAAATATATGCATAGAGTGAGACGCTATTTTTAGAGGCATAAGACGCTTCTATTAAATG
This genomic window contains:
- a CDS encoding methyltransferase family protein; this translates as MNAFLTVIPIILIRFGLLNILDKRALKRAAYFPPLIGGEKVAFWFYQIANILILLYLLFLRIRNDSFWYYAGLIIYSLGIILCIISVVDFAKPNKNGINLKGLYRMSRNPMYVAYFIYFLGCVLLTRSLILLTLLVIFQISTHWIILSEERWCTKEFDGEYVKYMHRVRRYF